The Rugosibacter aromaticivorans region CGCCTGTCTTTACCATCAATGGAACTTCGATAGTCATGGCAACTTGACCGGCATTCCTTTCCGTCGCGGGCAAAAGCAGATGGCCGGCATGCCGCCCGATTTCGACATGAAAGCGCATGGCTTGAAAAAGCTGCAGGTGGATAGTTACCGAGGCCTGATCTTTGCCAGCTTCAGTGACACAGTGGCCGCTTTACCAGAGTATCTCGGAGCTCAAATGCGACCGTGGATTGATCGCATCATGCACAAACCCATCGTCTATCTTGGGTGCACCCGGCAGTATGTCAACGCCAACTGGAAACTGTATTTCGAAAACGTCAAAGACCCCTACCATGCCAGTTTGCTGCACCTGTTTCACACCACCTTCAACATCCTGCGGGTGGGCATGAAAGCCCGCTCGTTACCGGACGCAGCGCAGGGTTTGCATAGCATCATCACGGCCACGCGCATTGAGGACGACAACTCAGCGGCCGAGTACAAAGCGCAGGATATTCGCTCCATGAACGACGGCTTTCATCTCGAAGACGAGTCGGTCCTGGGTTACGTCCATGAATACGAGGAAGCCACCACCAATCACATCCAGTCGATTTTCCCGCAGCTGGTATTGCAGCAGATTCACAACTCGCTGGTGGCGCGCCAGTTGTTACCCAAGGCGCCGGATCAGTTTGAACTGGTCTTTCACTTTTTCGGCTATGCCGACGACACGCCGGAATTGCGCGAGCTACGCATCAAACAAGCCAACCTGGTCGGGCCTGCCGGGTATATTTCCATGGAAGATGGGTATGCCACCGAACTAGTACAGCGCGGCACCTTGCGGGAAGGCAAAAGCACCTCGGTCCTTGACATGGGGCGTAGCCAGCCTGACCAGCAAGACACACTGATTACCGAGAGTCTGATCCGTCGCTTCTGGACGGGTTACCAGGCTCTGATGGCGCTTTGAGGGAATCGTTATGATATCACTTGATCAAATGTTGCTTTGGTTCGAGCTCTACAGCTTGCAGGAACGCTATATCAGCGTATTGGACAATGACCAGTTGGAAGCCTGGCCTGATCTATTTACTGCAGATGGACATTACGAAATTGTGCCCAAAGAAAATGCCGATGCCGATTTGCCGATGGGGCTGATCTACTGCAACAGCCAGGGCATGATGCGCGACCGCATCATCTCTACTCGCGAGGCGAATCTGTATGAACCGCAAACCTATCGTCACATGGTATCTGGTCTGGTCATCACCCCGATAGATCCAACGACGGCCAGGATGCACGCCAGCTATGCCGTCATTCGTACCAACCTGGAAGGTGATTCAATCATTTACCAAGCGGGAAGGTATGAAGATCAGGCGGTCAACACCCCCGACGGTTGGCGCTATCGCTCTAAACGGGCAATCTACGATACTTTGCGCGTCCCTACCTTGCTGGCAATTCCGGTATGAGCTAACCATATCGGTAAATCATGAAAACTTCAAGCAATCGACGCATCGCTTTTCATTCATTCCCACTTCAAATTCAAGAGATAAGATCACCCAAATGGCTAATGTCAAAGAAGAAATTTTGAAAAAAGTGAAAGGCTGGGCAGGTTATGTTGATGCCAAATTAGGCTTTCGCAATCACTGGTATCCGGTCGCCTTCGGTAAAGATATTGACGAAGGTCAGCCACAAAAAATCAAGCTGCTGGGCGAAGATTTACTGGTCAGTCGTGTGAATGGCAAACTTTTTTGCATCAAGGATCGTTGCTTGCACCGAGGCGTGTCTTTCTCGGTAAAAATTGAATCCTATACCCCTGAAACCATCACCTGCTGGTACCACGGTTGGACCTACCGCTGGGAAGACGGATTGCTGAGTGACATCATTACCAATCCGGAAAGCATTCAAATTGGCAAGCAACGGGTAAAAGTCTACCCCGTACAAGAAGCCAAAGGGTGTGTCTTCATTTTCCTCGGCGATATTGATCCGCCGCCACTGGTGACAGATGTGCCGCCAACATTTCTTGATGACGACATGGTGATTTGTGGCCAGAATAAAATTGTCCATTCGAATTGGCGACTCGCCGCCGAAAACGGGTTTGATCCAGCGCATATCTTTATCCATAAAGACTCTGTTCTCATCAAAGGCAACGATCTGGCGCTACCCCTTGGCTTTGCACCCAAAGGGGATGCCAAAATGCGCACCCGCATTGTTGAAGACGATGAAGAACAAGGTGCCAAAGGCGTGTTTGACTTGTTAGCGGAAGCGTCTGTCCCGGTATTCGAAGGAAAGATCGACGGCAAAGTCGTCCGTACGGGGAACTTTGGCCATAACCGCGTCGCCAACAATATTTCCATCTGGCTGCCGGGCGTATTACGTGTACAACCCTTTCCGGATCCCGCCACCACCCAGTTTGAATGGTATGTTCCCGTGGATGAAAACAGTCACTATTACTTTCAAACCATCGGCAAACGCTGCGCCTCGCCCGCAGAAGAACAGGTCTACATGGAGGAATTCAACACCAAGTGGCGCGCCATGGCGCTGGATGGTTTTAACAATGATGATGTCTGGGCAAGAGAAGCGATGGTGGGTTTCTATGCCGACGATGAGGGCTGGTTAAAAGAAATTCTTTTCGAAGCCGATAGCGCGATTGTCGACTGGCGCAAACTTTGCTCGAAGCACAACCGCGGCGTGCAAACCCAGGAACATATCAAGGCTTGACGTCTGCTAACTGCTACGCCCTACCCCGCCGCGGTTCCCTCCGGGAACTGATCGGCGTTGGGGCGATGTTTTTCAGGGAGAAAACCATGAATGCTCCATTAAAAACTCGGCGCTACCAAGACGCCAAACAACGGGCACCCGATCCAGCCATGTTGTTTGATCGCCGTCCTGATGCGGGAGTATATCGGGTTGATCGTTCTATTTATAGTGATCCGGCATGGCTGGAACTGGAAATGCGCCACATCTTTGAGGGTTCGTGGATTTTTCTTTGCCATGAAAGTCAGATAGCCCTTCCCCATGATTTCATTACCACCACCATGGGACGCCGCCCTATCTTTGTCCAGCGGGATGGCAATCAGCGCATCGGTGCATTTATCAATGCCTGCTCGCACCGCGGGGCACAGCTTTGCCGTACGGAACAAGGCAACCGAAAATTCCATGTATGCACCTATCATGGCTGGACATTTGATGCGACCGGCCAGTCTGTCTGGGTGCAACGTCCTGAACAGGGCTATACGGATACCTTTACACTGGAAGATGTCGCTCTTGAACGTGTTGCCCGCGTTGAAAGTTACCGCGGTTTCGTTTTTGGCAGCCTGAACCCTGAGGTTCCCCCGCTGGCAGAACATCTAGGGGGTGCCGCCTCGTTCATTGATATGCTGTTCGATCAATGTCCGGAAGGCTGGACCGTTCTTCCTGGCAAAACCAGCTGTATTTATCACGGCAACTGGAAACTCATGCTGGAAAATGGCGGCGGTGATGGTCTACACCCGGACTATGCACACAAG contains the following coding sequences:
- the andAc gene encoding anthranilate 1,2-dioxygenase large subunit AndAc, translating into MGHADLNQTDLPLPPLDIHFPHSDGSRVPYEVFSSQAIYEREQERIYRGPTWNFVALDAEIPQPGDFKSTYVGDTPVVVTRTSDGSLAAWVNRCAHRGAKLCTLPRGNATSHACLYHQWNFDSHGNLTGIPFRRGQKQMAGMPPDFDMKAHGLKKLQVDSYRGLIFASFSDTVAALPEYLGAQMRPWIDRIMHKPIVYLGCTRQYVNANWKLYFENVKDPYHASLLHLFHTTFNILRVGMKARSLPDAAQGLHSIITATRIEDDNSAAEYKAQDIRSMNDGFHLEDESVLGYVHEYEEATTNHIQSIFPQLVLQQIHNSLVARQLLPKAPDQFELVFHFFGYADDTPELRELRIKQANLVGPAGYISMEDGYATELVQRGTLREGKSTSVLDMGRSQPDQQDTLITESLIRRFWTGYQALMAL
- the andAd gene encoding anthranilate 1,2-dioxygenase small subunit AndAd, with product MISLDQMLLWFELYSLQERYISVLDNDQLEAWPDLFTADGHYEIVPKENADADLPMGLIYCNSQGMMRDRIISTREANLYEPQTYRHMVSGLVITPIDPTTARMHASYAVIRTNLEGDSIIYQAGRYEDQAVNTPDGWRYRSKRAIYDTLRVPTLLAIPV
- a CDS encoding Rieske 2Fe-2S domain-containing protein; this encodes MANVKEEILKKVKGWAGYVDAKLGFRNHWYPVAFGKDIDEGQPQKIKLLGEDLLVSRVNGKLFCIKDRCLHRGVSFSVKIESYTPETITCWYHGWTYRWEDGLLSDIITNPESIQIGKQRVKVYPVQEAKGCVFIFLGDIDPPPLVTDVPPTFLDDDMVICGQNKIVHSNWRLAAENGFDPAHIFIHKDSVLIKGNDLALPLGFAPKGDAKMRTRIVEDDEEQGAKGVFDLLAEASVPVFEGKIDGKVVRTGNFGHNRVANNISIWLPGVLRVQPFPDPATTQFEWYVPVDENSHYYFQTIGKRCASPAEEQVYMEEFNTKWRAMALDGFNNDDVWAREAMVGFYADDEGWLKEILFEADSAIVDWRKLCSKHNRGVQTQEHIKA
- a CDS encoding aromatic ring-hydroxylating oxygenase subunit alpha translates to MNAPLKTRRYQDAKQRAPDPAMLFDRRPDAGVYRVDRSIYSDPAWLELEMRHIFEGSWIFLCHESQIALPHDFITTTMGRRPIFVQRDGNQRIGAFINACSHRGAQLCRTEQGNRKFHVCTYHGWTFDATGQSVWVQRPEQGYTDTFTLEDVALERVARVESYRGFVFGSLNPEVPPLAEHLGGAASFIDMLFDQCPEGWTVLPGKTSCIYHGNWKLMLENGGGDGLHPDYAHKSLLGIAKRKTERAGAIRTMQIDKMHEKIGRQWTFGHGHTGIWFNFPNPEDRPIYRQKDRLTQAFGETRATWMTSIFRNLSVYPNLHLLDQMATLIRTFRPISVNQTEITFYCLAPKVESAEERIRRLRQYEEFFMGSGMGTPDDNAEFEYCQAGAGGTSASGNSFISFGLHNRIVGADETAQALGIPLESSGLIGYEGCSMSQFDEWLRLMTRSGGMASS